The proteins below are encoded in one region of Anoplopoma fimbria isolate UVic2021 breed Golden Eagle Sablefish chromosome 19, Afim_UVic_2022, whole genome shotgun sequence:
- the LOC129108624 gene encoding probable E3 ubiquitin-protein ligase HERC3 — protein MFSWGENCQQGFRLKDGSNISTGDGVHLLNFGFDITDLSAGHSVLAFIKNNTHAAIIRTEERNDGERVRGNQKFVTCKEKIHAVGCGDHMVTLLSEGGNVFCVDTTRTYIPRPLEALCNIPVSQVACGSQHTVALTKDGQVYTWGRDSRGQLGLGRIEPRGDSPQHLQCLSGLPLVQVAAGGEQSFALSISGGVFCWGRNDRGQLGLGDTTDRTTPTPVCNLNTKKTIYISCGKDHTAILTKNGAVFTFGSGQYGQLGHNSFSDELRPRLVAELLGAKVTKIACGRDHTLVLTDSKKVYSFGCGEQGQLGHGEESHPSVPLPVQLPQDTTNGPIIGNIYAGGNCSFATCTSVKEAHEESNTASVSNVTDDVIDRWVTPCNSKSWKKTKREIRRTFSSASGMNQIFLDQSNDKHFQTSSKYSGLNLSLVRHAFKKLAKKDHVFAEVEAAVLHVPPSLGEMPVGVEGLRVFLILNELLHVIQRNDLRRTSTNLAVAIAAAVQRLCAESLQVLGDWWSSLPTSTMVKHVKVWKRALSVILSSEAVPRDPGLRNLLLVLQNMHNANDRIAGRRRIPEQTFCLEISETFLQKDLQIWRSMSYNKDMDDKPPVLCNIPFVMDLKSKKMAFDIHATNTMGEHLANKLWPFGIVPESVRFFGLKLKRVSLLEDTFQQLAAAHPKDFKKPLMVYFDGDPKVTDVYKRDLFHHLFHEMVSPLSGMFMFNDSETLAWFPSTTTEEDKTNFFLFGVLCGLALYNSSIIHLPFPLALFKKLLGLELTLEDLFEFSPTVGKSLQCVLDYEEDDLERLDENFLINWDGTEVDLDPQNPGKPLTVLNKKEFVDAYVNQVFNASVEAVFQEFERGFFQVCDRKLVTLFRPEELQGVLVGQDDYDWVKLKQNTMWEPGVASHTQQMFWEVFDELTEEQRKDFLWFLTGYRRVPVLGMDQVKMKVYVTQVQSGHEYDQLFPESLTCHSILYLPLYSSKEIMRDRLTMALMTEKKFSMSDPQLLDEEHVLFL, from the exons ATGTTTTCATGGGGAGAGAACTGCCAGCAGGGCTTTCGGTTGAAGGATGGCTCAAATATCTCAACAGGCGACGGAGTTCACCTTCTAAACTTCGGCTTTGACATCACAGATCTGTCAGCAGGTCACAGCGTTCTTGCCTTcatcaaaaacaacacacatgctGCCATCATTCGCACAGAAGAGCGCAACGATGGGGAAAGAGTCAGAGGAAATCAGA AGTTCGTGACGTGTAAAGAGAAGATCCATGCCGTGGGTTGTGGTGATCATATGGTCACGCTGCTTTCTGAGGGAGGAAACGTTTTCTGTGTGGACACAACTCGCACTTACATTCCGAG GCCCCTGGAAGCTTTGTGTAACATACCAGTATCTCAGGTTGCTTGTGGAAGCCAGCACACAGTGGCCCTCACCAAAG ATGGCCAGGTGTATACTTGGGGGCGGGACTCCAGGGGCCAGCTGGGCTTGGGGAGGATCGAGCCCAGAGGCGACTCACCCCAACACCTCCAGTGTCTGTCAGGGCTCCCCCTGGTCCAGGTGGCTGCAGGGGGAGAGCAGAGCTTCGCCCTCTCCATCTCTGGAGGCGTGTTCTGCTGGGGCAGAAACGACCGCGGGCAGCTCGGGCTGGGAGACacaacag ACAGGACTACACCAACTCCTGTTTGTAACCTGAACACGAagaaaactatttacatttccTGTGGAAAGGACCACACTGCCATTTTGACAAAG AATGGTGCAGTGTTCACATTTGGATCTGGTCAATATGGACAGCTTGGGCACAACTCATTCAGCGATGAACTACGACCTCGGCTTGTTGCGGAGCTCTTGGGGGCAAAGGTCACCAAGATTGCATGTGGACG GGATCACACGTTAGTGTTGACGGACTCCAAGAAGGTCTACTCCTTCGGGTGTGGAGAGCAGGGGCAGCTGGGACATGGAGAGGAGAGTCATCCGTCCGTGCCGCTACCTGTTCAACTGCCACAAG ACACCACTAATGGTCCTATAATTGGAAACATCTACGCAGGAGGGAACTGTTCGTTTGCAACGTGCACGTCTGTTAAG GAAGCGCATGAGGAGTCAAACACTGCCAGTGTAAGCAATGTAACAGATGATGTGATTGACAGATGGGTCACTCCATGTAATTCAAAGTCTTGGAAAAAGACCAAACG GGAAATCCGCAGGACATTTTCCTCTGCATCCGGTATGAATCAAATCTTCCTTGACCAAAG CAATGATAAACATTTCCAGACCTCGTCGAAGTACTCTGGCTTGAACTTGTCACTTGTGCGACATGCCTTCAAGAAACTGGCGAAGAAGGATCATGTTTTTGCCGAG GTCGAGGCTGCTGTCCTGCACGTGCCTCCCTCTCTTGGTGAGATGCCCGTGGGAGTTGAGGGGTTGAGGGTCTTCCTGATTCTCAATGAGCTCCTGCATGTGATCCAGAGAAACGACCTGCGACGAACAAGCACAAATCTCGCTGTGGCAATCGCCGCCGCCGTGCAAAGACTCTGTGCCGAAAGCCTCCAGGTCTTAG GGGACTGGTGGTCCTCACTGCCGACCTCCACCATGGTTAAACATGTTAAAGTGTGGAAGCGGGCCCTCTCAGTGATCCTGTCCTCAGAGGCTGTTCCTCGTGACCCTGGACTCAGAAACCTGCTACTAGTCCTCCAGAACATGCACAAC GCCAACGACAGGATCGCAGGACGTCGGAGAATCCCGGAACAAACTTTTTGTTTGGAAATTAGCGAAACGTTTCTTCAAAAAGATCTGCAGATTTGGCGTTCGATGTCATATAACAAG GATATGGATGATAAGCCACCTGTCCTTTGTAACATCCCATTTGTGATGGATCTGAAATCGAAGAAAATGGCTTTTGACATCCATGCCACAAACACTATG GGAGAACACCTGGCAAACAAGCTTTGGCCTTTCGGAATAGTTCCAGAGTCAGTTCGGTTTTTTGGACTGAAGCTGAAGCGAGTGTCACTTTTGGAAGACACCTTCCAACAACTGGCTGCTGCTCATCCCAAAGACTTCAAGAAGCCACTTATG gtCTATTTTGACGGGGACCCAAAGGTAACAGACGTCTACAAGAGAGACCTTTTTCACCACTTGTTCCATGAAATGGTGTCACCTCTATCTGGGATGTTCATGTTCAACGACTCGGAAACGCTGGCCTGGTTCCCCTCCACG ACAACAGAGGAGGACAAGACAAACTTCTTCCTGTTTGGTGTTCTGTGTGGACTGGCCTTGTACAACAGCAGTATCATACACTTGCCCTTCCCACTGGCTCTGTTCAAGAAGCTGCTCGGTCTGGAGCTGACACTGGAGGATTTGTTTGAATTCAGCCCGACTGTTGGAAA GAGTCTGCAGTGCGTCTTGGACTATGAAGAGGATGACCTAGAACGCCTGGACGAGAACTTTTTG ATAAACTGGGATGGGACAGAGGTTGACCTTGACCCCCAAAATCCTGGAAAGCCACTGACAGTTCTAAATAA GAAGGAGTTTGTGGATGCCTATGTGAATCAAGTCTTCAACGCGTCAGTAGAGGCTGTGTTTCAAGAATTCGAGCGCGGCTTCTTCCAGGTGTGTGACCGGAAACTGGTGACGCTGTTTCGGCCGGAGGAGCTGCAGGGAGTGCTGGTGGGCCAAGACGACTATGACTGGGTGAAACTGAAACAG aACACAATGTGGGAACCTGGCGTTGCCTCCCACACCCAGCAGATGTTTTGGGAGGTTTTTGATGAACTGACAGAAGAACAGAGGAAAGATTTCCTTT GGTTCCTGACTGGGTACAGGAGGGTTCCTGTTCTTGGCATGGACCAGGTCAAGATGAAGGTTTACGTGACACAAGTCCAGAGTGGTCACGAGTACGATCAACTTTTCCCCGAGTCTCTGACATGTCACTCCATTCTGTACCTGCCCTTGTACTCATCCAAGGAGATCATGCGAGACAGGCTGACGATGGCCCTGATGACAGAGAAAAAATTCTCGATGTCGGATCCACAGCTGCTGGACGAGGAGCATGTACTGTTTCTGTGA